In Monodelphis domestica isolate mMonDom1 chromosome 1, mMonDom1.pri, whole genome shotgun sequence, the sequence AAGTGGAAAAAGTCTTAATTCTACAGCCAGagaacttaggttcaaatcttatcctTGACACCTCTGCTGTgattttaggcaaatcatttaacccctctagtcctcaggttccttatctgtaaaatgggtgggtggggggactAGATAGCTCCTGAGGACTCTTGCTGCTCTAGATCTAGAAACATCTTCACCCCATCAGAGGAGGGAACAATGGCCTCGGAAGGGGAAGAGTAAGCTAAAAGATCTTTTAATCAATGAGCATAATATAGGCCAGGTACTAGGCTAGGAACTGAGGCTATAAACACaaggaatgaaataatccctattcATAATGAGCTTGCATTTTATTGGGGGAGTCCtatgaatgtaaaaattaaaaagtatattatatatatatacatacacacatttattttctatataaacaataatacataaatataaatatacacacacaaggTAATTTAACGGAAAAAGCCTTGGCCTAGAGAACAAGGAGCCTGGGTTTGAGTCCCAGCTCTGTCACTTAAGGATGACTACAATTAAGAGTTAGAACAGGCcttgaaatcatctagtccaaccccttcatttcccATGAGGCTCTGAGAAGTTATGTAGTTTGTCCAGGGTAACAAAGCATGGATTTGAACCAACTtgttctaactccaagtccagtgctcccTCCCTCACACCAAGCTGTTATATGACCTTGGAAAGCCCATTTAAggactctgagcctcagtttcctcctaggTAAAATGGCAACAGGTATTTAGACCTAGGCATTAGGTCCAGAGGCATTAAAGAATCACATcttttgagctagaagggaatgTGGTTCATTCCCTTATTTCACAATTGAACAACCTGAGTCTGAAAGGGATGAAGGGAttagcccaaagtcacataaataGTAAGCAATAAAGACAGAATTCAAACATGGGTTCTCTGACTCAAAATCATGAAGATCTTTAAGATCTACTCCAGGTCTATGattctaagtgacttgtctaaggtcacacaatgaATCTGTTGCAGTAGATTAGTTGATAAAAATTTATCAAGTTTCGATTATGCACTAGACCAGCATTGGGTGAAGACATGGCATGTGTGCAGAGCAggcacttggggagctgctccattccccctcttcccagcacccaagAACATTTTTTGCACACCCCGATCTTCTGTCCAGCCGCCCAAAGTgagtactttctccctcaactctctgtGGTAATGGGGCgagctcacagacagcttgaatttgctctCTGTGCACTCGAACTCAGAAAAGATTTGCTAACAAGGTACTGGTaactaagcattggggatacaaaggcaaaagatagtccctgctcttaaggagcttgcAATTTAATGGGGCAGACTACATGCAAAGAACTATGTacagacatatatacataatattttaaataacttctgctttgtaattattttatatataattatatatttataattttatatttacaacaatataatataaaatatatccaatgtgtaaaaatatatacaggataaacaggaaataatcttagagggaaagcactaggaTTACAGGGTCTTGGAAAAGGCACTGAGCTAACTAAGCACTAGAGATGCAAAtacaggcaaaagacagtctgtgCCCTTTAAGAGCttccagtctaatggaggagacaacatgcaaacaagtacatacaaatattatatataggtaAATTGGGAAAATTCAACAGAGGGAAAGCACAGGAATTAAGAGTGCCCCAGAAAGCCTGtctatagaaggtaggattttagctgggacctgAAGAAAATCGAGGAAGTTGAGAGGTGGAGAAGATGAGGGAGAGCATGCAAGGCTGGGACTAgagcccaggtctcctgattccaggtaataaatatttgttgaattgaactgaactaaCACTATACCAGACTTTCTGAATGATGGTTTCATAGAGGAGGTAGGATTTTATTCCCTTATCCCCAGCCCTCATTTCATACAATATAGACAAACACCTGTTGAGAAACAACCACCCACCCACCAGTATGCCTAACATCCAGACTCCCTGACAGGAACAAAGCCTATGCTTGCCAGTCCACTATAGGCTGCTAAAGAGTGGTTTGACTTCAAGGCAATTGCTCACCAATCAGATCCAGGAAGGAGAGGCTGATCAGCAAGTTGGCAGCCCAGTTAAAACTGTTGCAGAAGGCGAATGCCCGTCCTCGGATTTCAGCTGGATAGATCTCACTGAGGACCAGCCAGGTGACTAGGAGACAAATGGGATGGGGGAGGATACAGATCAAGCCAACCTTGATAGACTAAACAGAatgtgagatctgggactgatTCCCTCCTGAGCCAAATGGTAAATAAAATAGTcctagatgggggggggggggggggggtaagggatGATAAagcagccacacacacacacaacaaggTTAGAATCAGAATTCTGAGCACCCATCACCCACCCTAATGGTCAATAAGGACCATGATCATTaaggtaaaggaaagaaagggaggagaaaactATATAGCTAGTTGGAACTTTTAGCTGGAAAGTAGAACATTGAGGCAACTTTTACCTGTAGATTAAGTATGTAGCTACCTACCTAGAGTGATCTGAGGTACACAGGGCAAGTCCTCATATCTCCCCTTCCTTACCACTCCTTCTGTATCAAATTCCATAATCCATTATTTGTGGCTTttctttgggcagctaggtatcacagtgaataaagtattgggcctagagtcaaaaagGACTGATTTCAAAACTAGTTTCAGACaattaatagctgtatgactttggacaagtcatttaacctgtttacCTCAGATTCCCTAACTGTGAAATGAGGTTAATAAATGCACTCAGGTCCCAGGGTTgtagtgagaatcaaatgagataatatttgtaaagcacttagcatagtgcctggcatataataagcattatataaatgctaattattagcTTTCTGTTGTATAAAGCTCTCTACACCGATCTGGGCATTTAATGACTTTGGTTCAAGTCTCAATTCCATGACAAACTCACTTTGTGACCTTAatcaagtcacttttcctctaaaattaatttttctctacatataaaAGTTAGACCCAATGATGTCTAAAGCCCTTCCCAGCCCAAAGTCTATGACCTATGCTTAGATCAAACTTATGCATTTCCATCTACAAAAGAGGGTTCCTACTACAGGATCTGGGCAAGAATAGCCAAAACATGGAAAACTTTGTAACGAACAGCATTTAGTAATAGAATTAGAAGGGAGACACAGGACACAGAATGCTGGAGATGGAGGATACTTAAAAGACTATATAGTATTAGAATTGAAAAAGTCCTTAGAAATTgaacatagaacatagaatattagagctaaaTGGACCTTTAGGACACAAAACATGAAAGCTGGAAGGGCTCTTAGAATTCAAACATAGGATAGTCTAGCTGTTAAAAAGACCTTAAAACAATAGAACACAAAACATCAGAGTTGGAATGGATCTTAGAAGCTAGTTTATGTAGTCTTTtcccctcatctgtaagatagggaaactgaggctcagaagagtgacttgcccaaggtgacatgCCAGGTTAGAGGCATATTCAGGGTTCCAGAaaccagttttcctgactctcagGAATACACTCTTTCTCCTACTTGATGTGAAGTCTGCCTAATAATCAGGTATTCTCCTTACAGCCTAGAAAACagatttgctcaaggttacatagTAAATAACTGCCAGAGGAGGGATCAAAACCCAGTCCTCTCCTGATGCCATATTTAATGCCCCTGCCTAGTAGTATAGCTACTTCCTAGATGAAGCTTTGCAGTGCCCTAATAACTAACCTAGTACTGAGGTAGTATGGTACAGCAGAAAATATGGGAGGGTTGGAGTCAGAGGTCTCAGGTTCAAGTCCTATTTTAATGACAAgaataaaaagatgaataaagaagcAGACTCACCTTCAAAAGCTAGAAGTTAAAATCGTTCTATattcaaaaggaagagagagccaGCTATGCATAATGGAGCTCTATAGTTTCATATCTAATCTTCCTTTTCAGTTCTCTTATGTGTATGGAAATGCctacttaaatttttttgatgTTAAGttctgaataaaaatattttttttaaatcccatctcTTCAACTTACTACCCAAGTGACCATTTAATCTTTCTTGGCCTAGAAAGGCCCAAGTTCCTTATttgaaaatgaagaggttggattagagGGCCTCTATGGTATCTcttagctctaaatatatgatccttttgggggggCCTTTGTAGTATCTGCTGGTCTAAGCATTCAGTGTTCTCATGCTGCCCCAGGTCCTCCTAGAAGGCTTCACAAATTGGTGAAAAAAAGTTATAGATTGGGGGaggctgggtggttcagtggattgagagctagggctagagacaggaggtcctgggttcaaatttgacctcagacacttcctagctgtgtgacctaagcaagtcacttaactcccattgcctagtccttactgctcttctgccttgaaaccaatacatggtattgattctaagacagaaggtaagggtttaaaaaaaaaagagttatagCCTGGGAGAGAAgagcctgggttcagatccccaGGTCTGTCACTTGATTATATGAAAGTATGGTCATCACTTTACCTCTCTAAGGTTCAGTTTCTGTTTCTCTGAAATGGGTATAGTAATATTTGTACTATCTCACAAAGTTGTGAAGATAATCTATTGTAAGTAAGGCATTATATAAAGGCAAGGGATGGCTGATGCTATTATTACATGATTAACAGCTcacattttcatatattaatattgactaataataactcacatttctattggactttatggtttataaaaaaaacatTGTCCTCACAACCCTGTGAGTTTAGGTGGCGATGACGACAACAGTTAACATTTTTATAgagttttaagttttgcaaagtgatttacatatattatttcatttgcaaTTATGTGGGTGGTATACGTCCTATCATGCCCATTTCACAAAGAAAGGAAGTAATGTGCACTGGAGCCAGGATTCAGATCCAGGTTTCTTGGCTCCAAGTCACTTAGTACTTCCTTCATTTCACTTTCAAATCTttccaaaggttaaaaaaaaaaagacttagggACTAAATGCTTTATTTAGCTGAAGAAATGACTAGAGGAATTTCAGGATGTCTGATactggggaaagatttccagaaaGGAGAAAATTGGGGGTGCTTCTGCAAGCATGACAGAGGAGAGGTCACCCACTCTACTTCTACATAAAGCTCATTTCAGACGCTACTGAATACTGGGATGGGTCCTGAGGATTCCCTGAGGCTAGGCGTATAGCCAATGGGAGATCTGGTTGCTTATACTTACTTGGtccaaatccaaaagaaaaggcGCTCACGAATGCCATCATGCAGAGTAAAGCAATCCAGTTTAAGACCCTGTGCCTGCTGGTCCAGGAGTTGGTAACCAGGTTACTGGTGCCATGTGCCAGTGAGTCATGAGCTGGAAGAAGAGCTCCCTGAACTCCTGAGGAATTAGCAACTGTCCCTTTGGCTCTGGCACCAGATGTGTCCATCTTTAGGGAAGTCAATCCTATGTCGGGATAGTCCGAGCTCccttggagagggggaaggcTGGGGTCTGCCTGGAAAGCAGGAAACCTGGAGGCAGTGGTCATGTTGGATGTCTCAGGAGGTCTGTGGCAGCCCTGAGTGGGGTCCATTGACACAGTAAAGCCAACCAGCCCAATGCCACTGACTGAGACAGCCATGACAGCGCAGCCAGCCATCAGCAGCACCCTCCTCCCAGCGCGGTCCACTAGTCCCATAGCCACCAAGGTAGCAGCCACTTTTACCCCTCCGAGTCCCACAGAAGCCAGGGTAGCCGAAGAGCCCCCTCGAAAACCCACGGAATGGAAAATGGTGGATGCATAGCAGAGCACATTGGGTTGGCCGGTGAGCTGTTGGAAGAGCACAAGGCCTAGACCCACGGCCGTCCGACTCCGCATGTTGGCCTTGGCCCTAAAGAGGCTCCAGAAAGAGTACTGTTCCTTCCTGTGGGAACTGGATGTGGCTGCTTCTGCTTCCTCAGGGCCTCGGAGCGGAATGAGGCCCTTATGGGAGTCTGATTTAGCCTTGAATTGTGGAAAGAGGCTTGCTGGGAGAAAGATGAGGCTAAGGGACTGCATGAGGGCCGGGGCAGCTGCCCAGCCAAACATGTGCCGCCAGCCCTGCGCTGTGTCAGTAAGCGCGTAGTTGAGAGCATAGGAGAGGAGGATACCCACCGTGATGCCCACTTCGTACAGGGACACGAGCACGCCCCGATGTCGAGGTCCCACCAGTTCTGAGACGTAGATACAGCAGGCCATAGAGGACAGAGAGATGGCAAAGCCCACCATGCCTCGGCCCATGGCCAGCCATGGCAGTGAGCCTGCGAGGCTTAAGCTCAGGCTGCCAGCAAGCAGTATGGCATTGCTAAATAAGATGGCTTTCTTCCTCCCATACTGGTCAATGAGGAACCCTCCAACTAAGGAGGCTAGGAGAGCCCCAAGAAGCAGGGTCCCCACCAGAGCCTCCTGCTCAAAGCAGCTGAGCCCAAAGTCTAATTGCAACTGCAGCAGTGCTCCAGAGATAATGGCCAGCTCATAGCCAAAAGTCAGTCCTCCCAGCAAGGAGACCGAGGCACACAACAACAGGACTGGAGAGCGCAGTTCtaaaaggcaaagaagaaaatcatGAGTTCCTAGAGCTGCTTCAGTCTCTCATGGCGTAAGCAAGGGAAACAGATTAGCTggctgccttccttccttccctctcttcttttgtccttccttccctctctcttttcttccttccttccctctccctttccttcctttgttctttctctccttccttccctctctttcctccctttcttccttccctctccctttccttccttcagtccttcccttcttccttccctccctaccttccttccttctttcccctctccctttcctccttttttttttccttccttccttcctttgtaacAAGTCTAAGACAGTAGGGCAAaagataggcaattggggttaagtgagttgccccaggtcacacagctgggaagtatgtgaagccacatttgaacccagatcctcctggctccaggcctggagctccatacactgagctacctaactactTTGGaggtgatatatattttttaagtttaattaatttagaatatttttccatggttacattattcatgttctttccctcccctcctcccatc encodes:
- the SLC2A10 gene encoding solute carrier family 2, facilitated glucose transporter member 10 isoform X1 is translated as MELRSPVLLLCASVSLLGGLTFGYELAIISGALLQLQLDFGLSCFEQEALVGTLLLGALLASLVGGFLIDQYGRKKAILFSNAILLAGSLSLSLAGSLPWLAMGRGMVGFAISLSSMACCIYVSELVGPRHRGVLVSLYEVGITVGILLSYALNYALTDTAQGWRHMFGWAAAPALMQSLSLIFLPASLFPQFKAKSDSHKGLIPLRGPEEAEAATSSSHRKEQYSFWSLFRAKANMRSRTAVGLGLVLFQQLTGQPNVLCYASTIFHSVGFRGGSSATLASVGLGGVKVAATLVAMGLVDRAGRRVLLMAGCAVMAVSVSGIGLVGFTVSMDPTQGCHRPPETSNMTTASRFPAFQADPSLPPLQGSSDYPDIGLTSLKMDTSGARAKGTVANSSGVQGALLPAHDSLAHGTSNLVTNSWTSRHRVLNWIALLCMMAFVSAFSFGFGPITWLVLSEIYPAEIRGRAFAFCNSFNWAANLLISLSFLDLIGAIGLSWTFLLYGLMAVAGLGFIYLFVPETKGQSLAEIDQQFQRRRFCPGKMIGSHLGQGPSSNWAQYSLLDMSAAS
- the SLC2A10 gene encoding solute carrier family 2, facilitated glucose transporter member 10 isoform X3, with the protein product MELRSPVLLLCASVSLLGGLTFGYELAIISGALLQLQLDFGLSCFEQEALVGTLLLGALLASLVGGFLIDQYGRKKAILFSNAILLAGSLSLSLAGSLPWLAMGRGMVGFAISLSSMACCIYVSELVGPRHRGVLVSLYEVGITVGILLSYALNYALTDTAQGWRHMFGWAAAPALMQSLSLIFLPASLFPQFKAKSDSHKGLIPLRGPEEAEAATSSSHRKEQYSFWSLFRAKANMRSRTAVGLGLVLFQQLTGQPNVLCYASTIFHSVGFRGGSSATLASVGLGGVKVAATLVAMGLVDRAGRRVLLMAGCAVMAVSVSGIGLVGFTVSMDPTQGCHRPPETSNMTTASRFPAFQADPSLPPLQGSSDYPDIGLTSLKMDTSGARAKGTVANSSGVQGALLPAHDSLAHGTSNLVTNSWTSRHRVLNWIALLCMMAFVSAFSFGFGPSPILYSL
- the SLC2A10 gene encoding solute carrier family 2, facilitated glucose transporter member 10 isoform X2 — encoded protein: MELRSPVLLLCASVSLLGGLTFGYELAIISGALLQLQLDFGLSCFEQEALVGTLLLGALLASLVGGFLIDQYGRKKAILFSNAILLAGSLSLSLAGSLPWLAMGRGMVGFAISLSSMACCIYVSELVGPRHRGVLVSLYEVGITVGILLSYALNYALTDTAQGWRHMFGWAAAPALMQSLSLIFLPASLFPQFKAKSDSHKGLIPLRGPEEAEAATSSSHRKEQYSFWSLFRAKANMRSRTAVGLGLVLFQQLTGQPNVLCYASTIFHSVGFRGGSSATLASVGLGGVKVAATLVAMGLVDRAGRRVLLMAGCAVMAVSVSGIGLVGFTVSMDPTQGCHRPPETSNMTTASRFPAFQADPSLPPLQGSSDYPDIGLTSLKMDTSGARAKGTVANSSGVQGALLPAHDSLAHGTSNLVTNSWTSRHRVLNWIALLCMMAFVSAFSFGFGPRAIGLSWTFLLYGLMAVAGLGFIYLFVPETKGQSLAEIDQQFQRRRFCPGKMIGSHLGQGPSSNWAQYSLLDMSAAS